One window of Treponema denticola genomic DNA carries:
- a CDS encoding tetratricopeptide repeat protein — translation MITGKRFKFILLTFIFAAGLFFTQAGILFAQDKPDALKLYRQGRSLDSIGRREDARAAYLSAIEICRNELKVNSKNMDSYAVYTWCLFRLGRYKDTELVCSDALKIGRDARIIETLAEAQFFLGNYKDALRNMEMYIEMAPNGERISVAHFFVGEIYRNTKKYHKADIAYSISVHLEPSNSLWWYRLGIVREAAGEKEGAIAAYQTAVKLRPEFKEAAEALKRVKI, via the coding sequence ATGATAACCGGAAAACGTTTTAAATTTATTCTATTGACTTTTATTTTTGCTGCAGGCCTTTTTTTTACACAGGCCGGTATTCTTTTTGCACAAGATAAACCTGATGCTCTAAAGCTTTACAGGCAGGGCCGAAGCCTTGATTCCATAGGAAGGCGTGAAGATGCAAGAGCCGCTTATCTATCCGCCATAGAAATTTGCCGTAACGAATTAAAGGTAAATTCTAAGAATATGGATTCTTATGCCGTATATACATGGTGCCTTTTTCGATTGGGCCGATATAAGGACACCGAACTGGTATGTAGTGATGCCTTAAAAATCGGGAGGGATGCCAGAATTATCGAAACCTTGGCAGAGGCTCAGTTTTTCCTTGGGAATTATAAAGATGCGTTGCGGAATATGGAAATGTATATCGAGATGGCTCCCAATGGCGAGCGTATAAGCGTTGCCCACTTTTTTGTCGGAGAGATTTACCGAAATACAAAAAAATATCACAAAGCCGATATTGCTTATTCCATTTCAGTGCACTTGGAGCCTTCCAATTCTCTTTGGTGGTATAGGCTGGGAATTGTCCGTGAAGCGGCCGGAGAAAAAGAAGGTGCGATTGCAGCCTATCAAACGGCAGTAAAACTCCGCCCCGAGTTTAAGGAAGCAGCCGAAGCCCTCAAACGTGTAAAGATTTAA
- a CDS encoding flagellar motor switch protein FliG, translating into MSDIESQMLKNGLIKVPIDEKSAGKESPYKRVAKFLFIIGAEQAADVLRQLTKEQIDKVVAELVTVQSIDKKEAYDILNEFNDIYNKNKNLLGGVDTAKTILTEAFGEARAEEILETAVPPKMPKPFEYLEGMDKDRLSRILQGELPATKAIVLSQLEPKQAAAYISSIEDEDEKKDIILRLAKLKKIDAEVLTQVSEALKKKLADVNLNRTSSVDGVSVLADILRKLDYETGSSILDSLDLEDENLTETIKRKLVTLDDVINMNPKHIQYLISPMTDKELALLIHNQSEEFRKVILANMSKSRAALVLDEEQYMGPVLKRDLNNTVDHFLARVKNEAERGRVIIVKDEDDKFVY; encoded by the coding sequence ATGAGTGATATCGAAAGTCAAATGTTAAAGAATGGTCTTATAAAGGTTCCTATAGATGAAAAAAGTGCCGGAAAAGAGAGTCCTTATAAGAGAGTTGCCAAATTCCTTTTTATAATCGGGGCGGAGCAGGCTGCCGATGTTTTAAGGCAGCTAACCAAGGAGCAGATAGACAAGGTTGTAGCAGAGCTTGTTACGGTTCAATCGATAGATAAAAAAGAAGCCTATGATATTCTAAATGAATTTAACGATATCTACAATAAAAACAAAAATCTTTTAGGCGGTGTCGATACGGCTAAGACTATTTTAACCGAAGCCTTCGGCGAGGCCAGGGCAGAAGAGATTCTTGAAACTGCCGTGCCTCCTAAAATGCCTAAACCTTTTGAGTATCTTGAAGGTATGGATAAGGATCGCCTGAGCCGAATATTACAAGGCGAGCTTCCGGCTACAAAGGCCATAGTTCTTTCTCAATTGGAACCTAAGCAGGCTGCAGCCTATATAAGCTCCATCGAAGATGAAGACGAAAAAAAAGACATCATCTTACGCCTTGCAAAACTTAAAAAGATAGATGCTGAAGTTCTTACTCAGGTAAGTGAGGCCTTAAAAAAGAAACTTGCCGATGTAAATTTAAACCGCACAAGCTCGGTTGACGGTGTTTCCGTATTGGCCGATATTTTGCGTAAACTGGATTATGAGACCGGCTCGAGTATTTTGGATTCTCTTGATCTTGAGGATGAAAATTTAACCGAAACTATAAAACGAAAACTTGTTACCCTTGATGATGTTATAAATATGAATCCAAAGCACATTCAATATCTAATTTCTCCTATGACCGATAAAGAATTGGCTCTTTTGATACATAATCAAAGTGAAGAATTTAGAAAGGTAATCTTGGCGAATATGTCTAAAAGCCGTGCTGCCTTGGTTCTCGATGAAGAGCAGTACATGGGACCTGTTCTAAAGCGTGATCTAAATAATACCGTTGACCACTTTTTAGCCCGAGTGAAAAATGAAGCAGAGCGGGGAAGAGTTATTATAGTAAAAGATGAAGACGATAAGTTTGTGTATTAG
- a CDS encoding methyl-accepting chemotaxis protein produces MKQENKNIDKRFKLFSIKNKMVSVFIFFAVSLLTVMCIISVYLASFFLMRNTEYFIKELAEGSSKVLNERADSIFKKLDTFSNMPIIQDDSVPYSEKINLFKNEIQMLKQSGWISFGISGLDGVLYNTDGKTEKINNTEWFKSVIKGKYVITEPEMSLTKRKYVSIVAIPLRDLQGKIVGTINASILGDSLSNLISDIIVGETGQAYLISPSGIILGSRRPEILYKNFFSEILNSEKTDFSIFLKDALESKKSAVQVSKINGVKHISALSTMRYSGWKLLITAPASEFISENVSNLLNIFLVVVLCGIVIAVLIGFFTANNIVKPINKVIEVLKNISQGEGDLTVRLPLIGNNEITELSEYFNRTIEKIGSSMQSVGVNSRSMAEIGSDLALNMNRTADSVHEITENINGVKQQALTQATSVTETAATIEQIIKNIKQLNASIENQSESVSRSSASIEQMTANIASITQTLEKTDNLIKTLAESTEDGKEIVSKSNRVTQKIAEESGGLLEASSVIEHIASQTNLLAMNAAIEAAHAGEAGKGFAVVADEIRKLAEESSAQGKTITATLKALSGEIDSLSVSSKTAEEKFSLIFSFSEQVKSMSEFLTQSMREQENAGVEILNAIKNINSVTFEVSNGSAEMLRGGEQVAEEMTKLDGLTRKITLSMNEMACSAVQISNAMKEVNEITQKNKISIENLAFEVNKFKV; encoded by the coding sequence ATGAAACAAGAAAACAAAAATATCGATAAACGATTTAAATTATTTTCAATAAAAAATAAGATGGTATCGGTTTTTATATTTTTTGCCGTATCTCTTTTGACAGTGATGTGTATAATATCGGTATACCTTGCTTCTTTTTTTCTTATGCGTAATACCGAATATTTTATCAAAGAATTGGCTGAAGGTTCTTCTAAAGTTTTAAATGAGAGGGCTGATTCAATATTTAAAAAACTGGATACATTTTCAAATATGCCGATTATTCAAGATGACTCTGTTCCTTATTCTGAGAAAATTAATTTATTTAAAAATGAAATTCAAATGCTAAAACAAAGCGGATGGATTAGTTTCGGAATAAGCGGTCTTGACGGCGTCTTGTATAATACGGACGGTAAAACTGAAAAGATAAACAATACCGAGTGGTTTAAATCTGTCATAAAGGGAAAATATGTAATTACGGAACCTGAAATGTCTTTAACAAAAAGAAAGTATGTTTCTATAGTTGCAATTCCATTACGCGATTTACAGGGTAAAATTGTGGGAACTATTAATGCTTCAATTTTAGGCGATTCCTTATCGAATTTAATCAGTGATATAATTGTCGGTGAAACGGGACAGGCTTATCTTATCAGCCCTTCAGGAATTATTTTGGGAAGCCGTAGGCCGGAAATTTTATATAAAAATTTTTTTTCCGAAATATTAAATTCGGAGAAAACGGATTTTTCAATATTTTTAAAAGATGCCCTCGAGTCAAAAAAATCGGCTGTACAAGTTTCTAAAATAAACGGAGTAAAACATATCTCAGCTCTGTCTACAATGAGATATTCGGGATGGAAATTATTGATAACGGCTCCTGCTTCCGAATTTATTTCAGAGAATGTATCTAACCTCTTAAATATTTTTCTCGTTGTTGTTTTGTGCGGTATTGTTATTGCGGTACTTATAGGATTTTTTACTGCAAACAATATTGTTAAACCGATTAATAAAGTAATTGAAGTTCTTAAAAATATTTCGCAAGGCGAGGGCGATTTAACTGTAAGACTGCCTTTAATCGGTAATAATGAAATTACCGAGCTGTCTGAATATTTTAATAGAACAATTGAAAAGATAGGAAGTTCAATGCAGTCCGTAGGAGTTAACAGCCGCTCAATGGCTGAAATCGGATCGGACCTAGCTCTAAATATGAACCGGACAGCAGATTCCGTTCATGAAATTACTGAAAATATTAACGGCGTAAAACAGCAGGCTTTAACGCAGGCTACAAGTGTTACGGAAACGGCTGCAACAATTGAACAGATAATCAAAAATATTAAACAGCTAAATGCTTCAATTGAAAATCAATCTGAAAGCGTTTCACGCTCATCGGCTTCAATAGAACAGATGACTGCCAATATTGCTTCCATAACTCAAACCTTGGAAAAGACCGATAATCTTATTAAGACACTTGCCGAATCGACTGAGGACGGAAAAGAAATTGTTTCCAAATCAAATAGAGTAACTCAAAAAATTGCGGAAGAATCTGGCGGTCTTTTAGAGGCAAGCAGTGTTATTGAGCATATTGCAAGTCAAACAAATCTTTTGGCTATGAATGCGGCCATTGAAGCAGCTCATGCAGGAGAAGCCGGAAAAGGATTTGCCGTAGTTGCCGACGAAATCAGAAAATTAGCTGAAGAGTCAAGTGCACAGGGAAAAACAATTACAGCAACGCTTAAAGCCTTAAGCGGCGAAATCGATTCCTTGTCAGTATCTTCTAAAACGGCTGAAGAAAAATTCAGTTTAATTTTTAGTTTTTCCGAACAAGTAAAATCTATGAGTGAATTTTTAACCCAGTCCATGCGTGAGCAGGAAAATGCCGGTGTAGAAATTTTAAATGCTATAAAAAATATTAATTCCGTAACTTTTGAAGTAAGTAACGGTTCGGCTGAAATGTTAAGGGGCGGAGAACAGGTTGCTGAAGAGATGACTAAATTAGACGGCTTAACCCGGAAAATTACATTGAGCATGAATGAGATGGCTTGCAGTGCCGTTCAGATAAGTAATGCCATGAAGGAAGTCAATGAAATTACACAAAAAAATAAAATCAGCATTGAAAATCTGGCATTTGAGGTTAATAAATTTAAAGTATAG
- a CDS encoding response regulator transcription factor: MVKKIWASFKEFIYSQDLIKKSRYLAFIFCFIMLNIILLMYFKILPSDRMIFISNILIFFIFLILMLRPKYSLLWPLIGCIAFFVNIFVGGNVLGLLFYCVSLLILWRCNFFKNHTVFKLTFVLSFFIFAFVCQYVKWGLELLKLSLFNIVIALILLAGGLVFFAHDLRKYYTKKKVFNISKLDLTVRQSDCFLLASMHLSFKEIAERLCISESVIKKEMTRIYQVLNINNYAEFLIFIEKHEIVE, encoded by the coding sequence ATGGTGAAGAAAATTTGGGCATCTTTTAAAGAATTTATTTACTCCCAAGACCTGATAAAAAAATCAAGATATTTGGCTTTTATTTTTTGCTTTATTATGTTAAACATCATTTTATTGATGTATTTTAAAATACTTCCAAGCGATAGGATGATATTTATATCAAATATACTTATTTTTTTTATATTTTTGATTTTAATGCTTAGACCAAAATACAGTCTATTATGGCCATTGATTGGCTGTATTGCTTTTTTTGTCAATATATTTGTTGGAGGAAATGTTCTGGGGTTACTTTTTTATTGTGTAAGCCTATTAATTTTATGGCGGTGTAATTTTTTTAAAAATCATACTGTTTTTAAATTAACTTTTGTTTTATCTTTTTTTATTTTTGCTTTTGTGTGTCAATATGTGAAATGGGGATTAGAGTTACTAAAACTGAGCCTTTTTAACATTGTTATTGCTTTAATACTCCTGGCCGGTGGTTTAGTTTTTTTTGCTCATGATTTAAGAAAATATTATACCAAAAAAAAAGTTTTTAATATTTCTAAGCTGGATTTAACAGTCCGGCAGAGTGATTGTTTTTTATTAGCCTCCATGCATTTATCATTTAAAGAAATTGCTGAACGACTCTGTATTTCTGAATCCGTTATAAAAAAAGAAATGACCAGAATATATCAGGTGCTTAATATAAACAACTATGCCGAATTCCTTATTTTTATAGAAAAACACGAAATAGTTGAGTAA
- the mfd gene encoding transcription-repair coupling factor, producing the protein MPQPLIDSLQNSIRSWKDMKNAFDEIDENSYPYNITGISGGLFGFFLTEYLYKIRKPVLVVVPTEKEAEAVRADLDFSGIENFVLPWWGSLAYRPISPTAPVFSERAEVLIRLLESGNESYTKNKPPVFITCQRSFLTPVPPADYLKQNKVGIAAGSSLDILSLAELLTLWGYIRVPRVSVRGEFALRGEVLDICLASNSGSEKTAYRIQFDFDKVEKIKSFDIASQGSLEEYKKINFYPVKEVIWNDERIDCLEKNLKTYSEFSESILKIIDALKEYKTFEGEEIFYPLAFQKSSSVLEYAELNKIPVFYSDYDRQKNSSEILLREYMGLYKKTKTQFDENEKRKALISEYPEPQRILLQFESNVQKYNKSIYFRTLAEQEDKNKTLKFKTDPPRSFFGNIVYLREELNSLLNDDWSIFVFAESYNQALRIEEILHEDRIKILPYNLSGGFGIPDLKILVIHENEIFGRRRRIPKSVKTAKSSVIDTFIELNPGDYVVHVNYGIGKFRGIERVKILDTERDYINLLYANDETVFIPIEQADLVQRYIGNEGEAPHLDILGSKSWENRKNKVKKSVEDIAAKLIDLYSKRKASTGFAFQKDDEWQTAFEAAFPYEETDDQLTCIAEVKEDMEKPVPMDRLICGDVGYGKTEVAMRAAFKAVMSGKQVAFLSPTTILTEQHFETLDKRFKNFPVKLARLSRFVPKGEQKKVLEKLKKGEVDILIGTHRIIQKDVVFKDLGLMIVDEEQRFGVKDKERLKQMKHNVDCLSLSATPIPRTLHMSLLKIRDMSVIATPPQNRKPVETVIAEFNAEKVAEVIRRESERGGQVFYLHNRVESLDETLFMLQSLLPEIMIETAHGQMPPNQLEEIFERFSLGGFQVLIATTIIENGIDIPNANTIIIDRADMYGVSQLYQLRGRVGRSDKKAYAYLLYPDDKALSEIAMKRLQVISDFTELGSGFKIAMKDMEIRGAGNLLGREQSGDIYSVGFDLYLRLLDEAVQKLQNQDYEPVQESVIELEYSGFIPDSYISSPETKMEVYKKIAAVKVQGDLDRVYSEILDRFGPAPSEVESLLALSEIKIICNHLSIASLKERKAAVRIEFARVSKISVDKLLRMIKESAGRVSLDPKAPNVLILQTGKIGLKEKSEFIREKLGSLM; encoded by the coding sequence ATGCCTCAGCCTCTAATAGATTCCTTACAAAATTCTATCCGCTCATGGAAGGACATGAAAAATGCCTTCGATGAGATAGATGAAAATTCTTATCCCTACAACATTACAGGAATTTCCGGAGGTCTATTCGGATTTTTTTTAACGGAATATTTGTACAAAATCCGTAAACCTGTCCTCGTGGTAGTTCCGACCGAAAAGGAAGCGGAGGCTGTAAGAGCCGACTTGGATTTTTCCGGAATAGAAAATTTTGTATTGCCTTGGTGGGGCTCTCTTGCCTATAGGCCTATTTCGCCGACGGCACCTGTGTTTTCCGAACGAGCCGAAGTGCTGATCCGATTGCTTGAATCCGGGAATGAATCCTATACAAAAAACAAACCTCCGGTTTTTATCACTTGCCAGCGTTCCTTTTTAACTCCGGTTCCTCCGGCCGATTATTTAAAACAAAATAAGGTAGGAATTGCTGCAGGTTCAAGCCTTGATATTTTAAGCCTTGCAGAGCTTTTAACTCTTTGGGGTTATATAAGAGTTCCGCGTGTAAGCGTGAGAGGTGAATTTGCTCTGAGGGGAGAGGTCTTGGATATCTGCCTAGCTTCCAATTCGGGCTCTGAAAAAACGGCTTACCGAATTCAATTTGATTTTGATAAGGTAGAAAAAATAAAGAGCTTTGATATAGCAAGCCAAGGTTCTTTAGAAGAATATAAAAAAATTAACTTCTATCCCGTAAAAGAAGTAATTTGGAATGATGAGCGTATTGACTGCTTGGAAAAAAATTTAAAAACCTATTCGGAATTTTCTGAAAGTATTTTAAAAATTATTGATGCCTTAAAAGAATATAAAACCTTTGAAGGAGAAGAAATTTTTTATCCTCTTGCATTTCAAAAATCTTCTTCCGTTTTAGAATATGCGGAATTAAATAAGATTCCTGTTTTTTATTCGGACTATGACAGGCAAAAAAATTCTTCGGAAATTTTACTTAGAGAATATATGGGGCTTTATAAAAAAACAAAAACTCAATTTGACGAAAATGAAAAACGAAAAGCCCTTATTTCTGAATATCCCGAACCTCAACGCATCTTACTTCAATTTGAAAGCAATGTACAAAAATATAATAAGTCTATTTATTTTAGAACCTTAGCCGAGCAAGAAGATAAAAATAAAACTCTTAAATTTAAAACCGATCCGCCCCGCAGTTTTTTCGGGAACATAGTTTATTTACGCGAAGAATTAAATAGTCTTTTAAATGATGATTGGTCTATCTTCGTATTTGCCGAAAGCTATAATCAAGCTCTCCGTATCGAAGAGATTTTGCACGAAGACAGAATAAAAATTTTACCTTATAACCTTTCAGGCGGTTTCGGTATTCCTGATCTAAAAATTTTGGTAATCCACGAAAACGAAATTTTCGGCCGCCGCCGAAGAATTCCAAAATCTGTAAAGACTGCAAAGAGTTCGGTTATCGATACATTTATCGAATTAAATCCGGGAGACTATGTTGTTCATGTAAATTACGGCATAGGAAAATTCCGCGGTATCGAACGCGTTAAAATTTTAGATACGGAAAGGGACTATATAAATCTTTTATATGCAAATGATGAAACCGTTTTTATTCCGATTGAGCAGGCCGACCTTGTTCAGCGTTATATAGGAAATGAAGGAGAGGCTCCTCATCTCGATATCCTCGGCTCAAAGTCTTGGGAGAATAGAAAGAACAAGGTCAAAAAATCGGTTGAAGATATAGCCGCAAAACTCATTGACCTTTATTCTAAAAGAAAGGCGAGTACGGGCTTTGCTTTTCAAAAAGATGATGAATGGCAGACAGCCTTTGAAGCGGCTTTTCCTTATGAAGAAACCGATGACCAGCTTACCTGCATCGCTGAGGTAAAAGAGGACATGGAAAAGCCTGTTCCTATGGATAGGCTTATCTGCGGAGATGTAGGTTACGGTAAAACCGAAGTTGCAATGCGGGCCGCCTTTAAGGCCGTTATGAGCGGCAAGCAGGTTGCCTTTTTATCGCCTACAACTATTTTGACCGAACAGCATTTTGAAACCTTGGACAAGAGGTTTAAAAACTTCCCCGTAAAGTTAGCCCGTCTTTCCCGCTTTGTTCCAAAGGGGGAACAAAAAAAAGTTTTGGAAAAATTAAAAAAAGGCGAAGTGGATATTTTAATAGGAACTCACCGCATAATTCAAAAAGATGTTGTCTTTAAGGATTTGGGTTTGATGATTGTTGATGAAGAACAACGCTTCGGTGTTAAGGATAAGGAAAGATTAAAACAGATGAAGCACAATGTGGACTGTCTTTCCCTTTCTGCAACTCCTATTCCGCGAACCCTTCACATGTCGCTTTTAAAAATAAGGGACATGAGTGTAATTGCAACTCCTCCTCAAAACAGAAAACCTGTTGAAACGGTTATCGCTGAGTTCAATGCGGAAAAAGTTGCCGAAGTTATAAGACGGGAATCGGAGAGAGGCGGGCAGGTTTTTTATCTTCATAACAGGGTTGAAAGTTTGGATGAAACTCTTTTTATGCTTCAATCTCTTTTGCCTGAAATTATGATTGAAACGGCACACGGCCAAATGCCTCCAAATCAACTGGAAGAAATTTTTGAGCGCTTTAGTTTGGGCGGTTTTCAAGTTTTAATTGCGACCACCATTATCGAAAACGGCATCGACATTCCGAATGCCAATACCATCATTATAGACCGAGCCGACATGTACGGCGTTTCCCAGCTTTATCAGTTGAGGGGAAGGGTAGGCCGCTCCGACAAAAAGGCCTATGCCTATCTTTTATATCCTGACGATAAGGCTCTTTCCGAAATTGCTATGAAAAGATTGCAAGTTATTTCAGACTTTACCGAGCTCGGTTCCGGTTTTAAGATTGCGATGAAGGATATGGAAATAAGAGGAGCCGGAAATCTTTTGGGCAGGGAACAATCGGGAGATATTTATTCCGTAGGCTTTGATTTATATTTGCGTCTTTTGGACGAGGCTGTTCAAAAACTTCAAAACCAAGATTATGAACCTGTTCAAGAATCCGTTATCGAGCTTGAGTATTCGGGTTTTATTCCCGATTCCTATATTTCAAGTCCCGAAACCAAAATGGAAGTTTATAAAAAAATTGCAGCCGTTAAGGTGCAGGGAGACCTCGACAGAGTCTACTCCGAAATTCTTGACCGCTTCGGTCCGGCCCCCTCCGAAGTGGAAAGTCTTTTGGCTCTTTCCGAAATAAAAATTATTTGCAATCATCTTTCGATTGCAAGCCTAAAAGAAAGAAAGGCTGCCGTCCGCATCGAGTTTGCCCGTGTATCAAAAATCTCTGTAGATAAACTTTTGCGTATGATAAAAGAATCCGCAGGCCGTGTAAGCCTTGACCCTAAAGCCCCGAATGTCCTCATCCTCCAAACCGGCAAAATCGGCTTAAAAGAAAAAAGCGAATTCATCCGCGAAAAACTCGGCAGCTTGATGTAG